Proteins from a genomic interval of Clostridium scatologenes:
- a CDS encoding 2-isopropylmalate synthase — translation MKSLRKSSYEHCLQNVGTPNLYKDIFPYSDIPKVNFNQIQVPMDLPENIWITDTTFRDGQQSMPPYAAEQIVRIFDYLHKLDNNSGIIRQTEFFLYTEKDRKAAQVCMERGYKFPEVTSWIRANKEDFKLVKEMGIKETGMLMSCSDYHIFKKLNKTRQQAMDMYLSIVEEALNNGIHPRCHLEDITRADFYGFVVPFVNKLMELSRQSNIPIKIRACDTLGLGVPYSGASLPRSVQGLIHGLRSNCNVPSEMIEWHGHNDFYAVVSNSSTAWLYGASSINTSLLGIGERTGNCPLEAMIFEYAQLKGTTGNMNLHVITELAEYFKKEMNYNIPERTPFVGSQFNVTRAGIHADGILKDEEIYNIFDTDKILDRPVVVAVNQYSGLAGIAAWINTYYRLKDGEKIDKKDPRIGEIRDWVEEQYEDGRTTIIGNNELELMVEKYMPEILKKGETRAS, via the coding sequence ATGAAAAGTTTAAGAAAGTCTTCATATGAACATTGTTTACAAAATGTAGGTACACCAAATCTTTATAAGGATATATTTCCTTATTCAGATATTCCGAAAGTAAATTTTAATCAAATTCAAGTTCCAATGGATTTGCCAGAAAACATATGGATTACAGATACCACATTTAGAGATGGACAACAATCTATGCCTCCATATGCTGCTGAACAAATTGTAAGAATTTTTGATTATCTTCATAAATTAGATAATAATTCAGGAATAATTCGTCAAACAGAATTCTTTTTATATACAGAAAAGGATAGAAAAGCTGCACAAGTTTGTATGGAACGGGGATACAAATTTCCTGAAGTTACATCATGGATAAGAGCAAATAAGGAAGATTTTAAATTAGTTAAAGAAATGGGCATTAAAGAAACAGGTATGCTTATGTCTTGTTCAGATTATCATATATTTAAAAAATTAAATAAAACAAGACAACAAGCTATGGATATGTATTTGTCTATTGTGGAGGAAGCTTTAAATAATGGTATACATCCAAGATGTCATTTAGAAGATATAACTAGAGCAGATTTTTACGGATTTGTTGTACCTTTTGTAAATAAGCTTATGGAACTTTCAAGACAATCTAATATACCTATAAAAATAAGAGCTTGTGATACTTTAGGACTAGGTGTTCCTTATAGTGGTGCATCACTTCCAAGAAGTGTACAAGGATTGATTCATGGACTTAGAAGTAATTGTAATGTTCCTTCTGAAATGATAGAATGGCATGGTCATAATGATTTCTATGCAGTAGTAAGTAATTCTTCTACAGCATGGTTGTATGGAGCATCTTCAATAAATACTTCTCTTTTAGGAATTGGAGAAAGAACAGGAAATTGTCCATTAGAAGCTATGATATTTGAGTATGCACAATTAAAAGGTACTACTGGAAATATGAATTTACATGTAATAACTGAGTTAGCTGAATACTTTAAAAAAGAAATGAACTATAATATACCAGAAAGAACTCCTTTTGTAGGTAGCCAATTTAATGTGACAAGAGCTGGTATACATGCAGATGGTATATTAAAGGATGAGGAAATATACAATATATTTGATACAGATAAAATATTAGATAGACCTGTAGTAGTTGCTGTTAATCAGTATTCTGGTTTAGCAGGAATTGCAGCTTGGATTAACACTTACTATAGACTTAAAGATGGTGAAAAAATAGATAAAAAAGATCCAAGGATTGGAGAAATAAGAGACTGGGTTGAAGAACAGTACGAAGATGGTAGAACTACAATTATTGGTAATAATGAGTTAGAGCTTATGGTAGAAAAATATATGCCAGAAATTTTGAAAAAAGGTGAAACAAGAGCAAGCTAG